One genomic region from Chthoniobacterales bacterium encodes:
- a CDS encoding glycosyltransferase family 2 protein: MSPHISVVIPLYNEEENIAPLQQQLESGLAGQDYEILFVDDGSKDATVAKIERKPTVSVLAFEKNAGQSAAMYAGIMAAKGDIIVLLDGDLQNDPADIMKLVSSVENGGDLVCGYRAKRRDTVVKRITSRVANFVRSRFIGDGVRDTGCSLKAMRTECRRALLPFYGMHRFIPALIKNAGYKVVETPVNHRHRQFGISKYGLGNRAIKATMDMFGVAWLNSRRVDYRIKPES; the protein is encoded by the coding sequence ATGAGTCCACACATTTCCGTCGTCATTCCGCTCTACAACGAGGAGGAAAATATCGCCCCGCTCCAGCAACAACTCGAGTCCGGCCTGGCTGGACAGGATTACGAAATCCTCTTCGTCGATGATGGATCGAAGGACGCCACCGTGGCCAAAATCGAGCGCAAGCCGACCGTGAGCGTGCTCGCTTTTGAGAAAAATGCCGGCCAAAGCGCTGCGATGTATGCCGGCATCATGGCGGCGAAAGGTGACATCATCGTCCTGCTCGACGGCGACCTGCAAAACGATCCTGCCGATATTATGAAACTCGTCTCTTCCGTGGAAAACGGCGGTGACCTCGTCTGCGGTTACCGCGCTAAACGCCGCGATACGGTGGTCAAGCGCATCACCAGCCGCGTGGCCAATTTCGTTCGGAGTCGCTTCATCGGCGACGGCGTGCGCGACACGGGTTGCAGTCTGAAGGCAATGCGAACCGAATGCCGCCGCGCGCTGCTGCCCTTCTACGGAATGCATCGTTTCATTCCGGCGCTGATCAAAAACGCGGGTTACAAAGTGGTGGAAACCCCGGTGAATCACCGGCACCGGCAGTTTGGCATCAGCAAATACGGCCTCGGCAACCGTGCGATCAAGGCCACGATGGACATGTTTGGAGTGGCTTGGCTGAACTCACGCCGGGTGGATTACCGGATCAAACCGGAAAGTTAG
- a CDS encoding peptidylprolyl isomerase: MNDTTSKPADAQYLDRKDPIVRVEVPAGDIYLELFPDAAPKHVERILLLAGEGFYDGIQFHRIVPNFVAQVGDPKTKNGVDVPGAGSGGSTYPDLPLEVNKAYKNSRGSLAAARTNAPNSANSQFYIVLQDAPHLDMQYTVFGRVLGEGMTVVDQIKRGDAMKMVIVKK, translated from the coding sequence ATGAACGACACCACCTCCAAACCTGCGGACGCCCAATATCTCGACCGCAAAGATCCCATTGTCCGCGTCGAAGTGCCCGCTGGAGACATTTACCTAGAACTCTTCCCCGATGCCGCCCCGAAACACGTCGAGCGGATTCTTCTTCTCGCTGGCGAAGGCTTTTACGACGGCATCCAGTTCCATCGCATCGTGCCGAATTTCGTCGCCCAAGTCGGCGATCCAAAAACTAAAAATGGCGTCGATGTTCCCGGAGCCGGGTCGGGTGGTTCGACTTATCCCGACCTCCCGCTCGAGGTCAACAAAGCCTACAAAAACTCCCGCGGCTCCCTCGCTGCCGCCCGCACAAACGCCCCCAACTCGGCCAATAGCCAGTTTTACATCGTCCTCCAGGACGCGCCGCATCTCGACATGCAATACACCGTTTTTGGACGCGTCCTCGGCGAAGGCATGACCGTGGTGGACCAGATCAAGCGCGGCGACGCGATGAAGATGGTGATCGTTAAGAAATAA
- the argA gene encoding amino-acid N-acetyltransferase, whose protein sequence is MKVSDLRGILQYVPRFRERTFVIAIDGEVLASPNFPNILLDIAVLRSLNIRVVLIHGAAFQIEAAGQKEHVALSNTDGTGITDDATLEIATHIAINLTNEIMQGLTNVDLRAAYANTVIAHPAGILGGVDNQNTGRVERVDDRCLELFLNEGIVPVIPPLGFDGEGRTFRVNSDAIALEVAEALHAAKIIFISAHPDVVIDGRFVAQLSVPETEDLLKKHRAKLPVGTASKLDHAARACRLGIPRVHLINGNLNEALLTEVFSNEGVGTMIFSNDYQQIRRIYKKDVRGVMNLIRESVDNEELIHRTRADIVARIEDYWVLEIDRRLVGCVALHAFPEESKAELACLYVAKGAENQGHGKKLMAFVENLARERSFNEIFALSTRAFAYLHQKGGFVETSADVLPASRREKYDASGRNSKVLVKSISK, encoded by the coding sequence ATGAAGGTCTCCGATCTCCGCGGTATTTTGCAGTACGTTCCCCGTTTTCGGGAGCGGACTTTCGTGATTGCCATCGATGGCGAGGTGCTGGCGTCTCCCAATTTCCCCAATATTCTCCTCGATATCGCGGTCTTGCGTTCGTTGAACATCCGGGTCGTGCTGATTCACGGCGCGGCTTTTCAGATCGAGGCGGCGGGCCAGAAAGAGCACGTCGCGCTCTCCAATACCGATGGAACTGGGATCACGGACGACGCGACGCTGGAGATCGCGACTCACATTGCGATCAATCTCACCAACGAGATCATGCAGGGCCTGACCAATGTCGATCTGCGGGCGGCTTACGCGAACACCGTGATCGCGCATCCGGCAGGCATTTTGGGCGGGGTGGACAACCAAAACACCGGCCGTGTCGAGCGCGTGGACGACCGTTGTTTGGAGCTGTTTTTGAATGAGGGAATCGTTCCGGTGATTCCGCCGCTCGGGTTCGATGGCGAGGGCCGCACGTTCCGGGTGAACTCCGACGCCATAGCCTTGGAAGTCGCCGAGGCGCTGCACGCGGCGAAGATTATTTTCATTTCGGCTCACCCGGACGTGGTGATCGACGGGCGTTTCGTGGCGCAGCTTTCCGTGCCGGAGACGGAGGATCTTCTCAAAAAGCACCGCGCCAAACTGCCCGTCGGCACGGCGTCCAAGCTCGACCACGCCGCCCGCGCCTGCCGGTTGGGCATTCCGCGAGTGCATTTGATCAACGGCAATCTGAATGAGGCGTTGTTGACCGAGGTTTTCTCCAATGAAGGCGTCGGGACGATGATTTTCTCAAACGACTACCAGCAGATTCGGCGCATTTACAAAAAGGACGTGCGTGGCGTGATGAATCTCATCCGCGAGTCGGTCGATAACGAGGAATTGATCCATCGCACGCGGGCCGACATCGTCGCGCGAATCGAGGATTATTGGGTGCTGGAAATCGACCGTCGGCTTGTCGGCTGCGTGGCGCTTCATGCCTTTCCCGAGGAATCGAAGGCCGAACTGGCCTGTCTCTACGTCGCGAAAGGCGCGGAGAATCAAGGGCACGGCAAAAAGCTGATGGCCTTTGTCGAGAACCTGGCGCGTGAGCGGAGTTTCAATGAAATCTTCGCGCTTTCGACCCGTGCATTTGCCTATTTGCACCAGAAAGGCGGCTTCGTGGAGACGTCCGCCGACGTGCTGCCCGCCAGCCGACGCGAGAAATACGACGCGAGCGGTCGCAATAGCAAGGTGCTCGTCAAATCCATCTCGAAATAA
- the guaA gene encoding glutamine-hydrolyzing GMP synthase gives MSAAAPSKILILDFGSQYTQVIARRVRECQVYSEIVRFDTPAAVLAQAGASGIILSGGPASVYAEKAPQPDPAIFSLGLPVLGICYGMQLLAHHLGGRVENSSRREFGPGKLKVRTACPLFQGLPEEIDVWNSHGDKVTQLPSGFESVGTTENSPYAVVEDATRKFYGLQFHPEVVHTPRGSEIIKNFVHTISGAKSDWTMGSFIELTCAEIRAKVGDARVILGLSGGVDSSVAAALLHKAIGDQLTCVFVNNGLIRANEAEAVQKLFGENFHMKLVTVDASASFLGKLAGVTDPEKKRKIIGNEFVRVFEQATRDLKSAHAPGDESQYKFLAQGTLYPDVIESVAIDGNPASLIKSHHNVGGLPEDMDFQLIEPLRQLFKDEVRKVGLELGLPKEVVFRQPFPGPGLAVRILGEITEENLRVVREADSIVVEEMKASEWYYKVWQSFAVLLPVRSVGVMGDERTYENTIALRIVESQDGMTADWVRLPYDILARISTRIINEVKGVNRVVYDISSKPPATIEWE, from the coding sequence ATGTCTGCTGCCGCACCTTCCAAAATTCTCATTCTCGACTTTGGGTCGCAATACACTCAGGTCATCGCCCGCCGGGTGCGCGAATGCCAGGTTTACTCCGAAATCGTGCGGTTCGACACGCCCGCCGCCGTTCTCGCGCAGGCCGGAGCCAGCGGCATCATCCTTTCCGGCGGCCCGGCCAGCGTTTATGCCGAGAAAGCACCGCAACCCGACCCAGCGATTTTTTCCCTGGGCTTGCCCGTGCTCGGCATCTGCTACGGGATGCAGCTTTTGGCGCATCATCTCGGTGGTCGAGTGGAAAACTCCAGCCGCCGCGAGTTTGGCCCCGGCAAATTGAAAGTCCGCACCGCGTGCCCGCTTTTTCAAGGTCTGCCCGAGGAGATCGACGTCTGGAACAGCCACGGCGACAAAGTGACCCAGTTGCCATCCGGGTTTGAGTCGGTCGGCACCACGGAAAACTCGCCCTACGCCGTCGTCGAAGATGCCACCCGCAAGTTTTACGGACTGCAATTTCACCCCGAAGTCGTCCACACGCCGCGCGGGAGCGAGATCATTAAAAACTTCGTCCACACTATTTCCGGCGCGAAAAGCGACTGGACGATGGGCTCCTTCATCGAGCTGACCTGCGCCGAGATTCGGGCCAAAGTCGGCGATGCGCGTGTCATTCTCGGGCTCAGCGGGGGCGTCGATTCGTCCGTCGCGGCCGCGCTTTTGCACAAGGCCATCGGCGACCAGCTCACCTGCGTTTTTGTGAACAACGGCCTCATTCGCGCCAATGAAGCGGAGGCCGTCCAGAAACTTTTCGGCGAGAACTTCCACATGAAACTGGTCACCGTGGATGCCTCGGCCAGCTTCCTTGGCAAGCTCGCGGGCGTCACCGATCCAGAGAAAAAACGCAAGATCATCGGCAACGAATTTGTCCGCGTTTTCGAGCAGGCGACACGCGACTTAAAGTCCGCTCACGCCCCGGGCGACGAGTCGCAATACAAGTTTCTCGCCCAGGGCACGCTCTATCCCGACGTCATCGAAAGCGTCGCCATCGACGGCAATCCGGCGTCGCTTATCAAGAGCCATCACAACGTCGGCGGCCTGCCCGAGGACATGGATTTCCAGCTCATCGAACCGCTGCGCCAGCTCTTCAAGGACGAAGTTCGCAAGGTCGGACTCGAACTCGGCTTGCCAAAGGAAGTCGTCTTTCGCCAGCCGTTTCCCGGCCCCGGACTCGCCGTGCGCATTCTCGGCGAAATCACCGAGGAAAACCTCCGCGTCGTGCGCGAGGCCGACTCCATTGTTGTCGAGGAAATGAAAGCCTCCGAGTGGTATTACAAAGTCTGGCAATCCTTCGCCGTCCTCCTGCCCGTCCGCTCCGTCGGCGTGATGGGCGACGAGCGCACTTACGAAAACACCATCGCGCTGCGCATCGTCGAGAGCCAGGACGGCATGACCGCCGACTGGGTGCGGCTGCCCTACGACATTCTGGCCCGCATCAGCACGCGGATCATCAACGAAGTCAAAGGTGTCAACCGCGTGGTTTACGACATCAGCAGCAAGCCGCCCGCGACGATCGAGTGGGAGTAA
- the trpS gene encoding tryptophan--tRNA ligase, with translation MPRILTGIQPSGTLHIGNYLGAMRPAIELQERGDAYYFIADYHALTTVRDPAQLRSYVKSVALDFLACGLDPEKACLFVQSDVPAVTELSWILSTVTPMSLLEKCHSYKDKTARGIAADHGLFAYPVLMAADILLYESDLVPVGRDQKQHVEVTRDIAIKLNEQYGATFKLPTPIIREEVATVPGLDGQKMSKSYGNTIDLFLEEKALLKKIRQLQTDSTPVESPKDPATSSIVALYRHFAAESDVTRMEADFRAGGIGYGEFKNRLFEAIWTHFAPMRERRAELQSDPTRVEKILSVGSEKAQAVASKTLLKVRSAVGLQRS, from the coding sequence ATGCCGCGCATCCTCACCGGCATCCAGCCCTCAGGCACGTTGCACATCGGCAATTATCTCGGCGCCATGCGGCCCGCAATCGAATTGCAGGAGCGCGGCGACGCCTATTATTTCATTGCCGATTACCACGCGCTGACGACCGTGCGCGACCCGGCGCAGTTGCGGAGTTATGTGAAAAGCGTGGCGCTGGACTTTCTCGCCTGCGGTTTGGACCCGGAAAAAGCCTGCCTTTTCGTGCAGTCGGACGTGCCAGCGGTGACCGAGCTTTCCTGGATTTTGAGCACGGTGACGCCGATGTCGCTCTTAGAAAAGTGCCATTCCTACAAGGACAAAACGGCGCGCGGGATCGCGGCGGATCACGGGTTGTTTGCCTATCCGGTGCTGATGGCGGCGGATATTTTACTCTACGAGAGCGACCTCGTTCCCGTCGGGCGCGATCAAAAACAGCACGTGGAAGTGACCCGCGACATCGCGATCAAACTCAACGAACAATACGGCGCGACCTTCAAACTGCCGACACCGATCATTCGCGAGGAAGTCGCGACCGTGCCCGGACTCGACGGCCAAAAAATGAGCAAGAGCTACGGGAACACCATCGATTTGTTTCTGGAAGAAAAGGCGTTGCTCAAGAAAATCCGCCAGCTGCAGACGGATTCGACTCCGGTGGAATCGCCGAAGGATCCGGCGACTTCCAGCATCGTCGCGCTCTATCGTCACTTCGCCGCTGAGTCGGATGTAACTCGCATGGAAGCCGATTTTCGGGCGGGCGGAATTGGTTACGGTGAGTTCAAAAACCGGCTTTTCGAGGCGATCTGGACCCATTTCGCGCCGATGCGGGAACGCCGGGCCGAGTTACAATCCGATCCAACTCGTGTGGAGAAAATTCTCAGCGTAGGCAGCGAAAAGGCGCAGGCTGTGGCCTCAAAGACACTGCTCAAAGTCCGCTCTGCCGTGGGCTTGCAGCGGAGTTAA
- the tsaD gene encoding tRNA (adenosine(37)-N6)-threonylcarbamoyltransferase complex transferase subunit TsaD — MILAIETSCDETAVALYSAEKGVLASEISSQILLHRPYGGVVPEVASRSHLEVIEPLIRVALESAKVAVSDIDAFAATSGPGLASSLLVGSSVAKGLAVGSGKPYLAVNHIEGHLLSPFIGNPAGVLPNLSLVVSGGHTLLVEVGGAGDYRLLGRTVDDAAGEAFDKVAKMLGLPYPGGPEIDRVAKTGDPKRFDFPRSMLKSGDFQFSFSGLKTAVRYLLPKLKPDDLADVCASFQEAVIEVLVGKALAAAKKTQSSLIAISGGVAGNSRLREAMTHACVKNGLELRIAAGKYCGDNAAMIAHVAQKHFERGLFSDLDEEIQPNLSLDWLR; from the coding sequence ATGATTCTGGCGATTGAGACTTCCTGCGATGAGACGGCAGTCGCGTTGTATTCAGCGGAAAAAGGCGTGCTGGCGTCGGAGATTTCGTCGCAGATTTTGCTCCATCGTCCGTATGGCGGCGTCGTGCCGGAGGTGGCGTCGCGCAGTCATTTGGAAGTAATCGAGCCGCTGATTCGAGTTGCATTGGAATCAGCCAAAGTGGCCGTCAGTGACATCGATGCGTTTGCCGCCACGTCGGGTCCGGGGCTCGCTTCGTCGTTGCTCGTCGGCTCGTCGGTCGCGAAGGGTCTCGCCGTCGGGTCCGGCAAACCCTATCTCGCCGTCAACCATATCGAGGGTCATCTGCTCTCGCCGTTCATCGGAAATCCGGCGGGCGTGCTGCCGAATCTTTCGCTCGTGGTCAGCGGCGGTCACACGCTGCTCGTCGAGGTGGGTGGGGCAGGCGATTACCGATTGCTCGGCCGCACGGTCGATGATGCCGCAGGCGAGGCTTTCGATAAAGTGGCGAAGATGCTCGGACTGCCGTATCCGGGGGGGCCGGAGATTGATCGCGTGGCGAAAACCGGAGATCCGAAGCGCTTCGATTTCCCGCGTTCGATGCTGAAGAGCGGAGATTTTCAATTCAGTTTCAGCGGACTGAAAACGGCGGTGCGCTATCTGTTGCCGAAGCTGAAACCCGACGATCTGGCGGACGTTTGCGCGTCATTTCAGGAGGCGGTGATCGAGGTTCTGGTCGGCAAAGCTCTGGCTGCGGCCAAAAAAACGCAGTCGAGTTTGATTGCAATCAGCGGAGGCGTCGCGGGAAATTCCCGTCTGCGCGAAGCGATGACGCACGCCTGCGTCAAGAATGGATTGGAACTCCGGATCGCCGCTGGAAAATATTGCGGCGATAACGCGGCGATGATCGCCCACGTCGCGCAAAAACATTTCGAGCGTGGCCTTTTTTCCGATCTGGATGAGGAGATTCAGCCCAATCTCAGCCTCGACTGGCTGCGCTGA
- a CDS encoding DNA-binding protein, with translation MSESEWSERNESRGGNERVHDAPIASEKVIIDRKVFFLDLKENARGRFLKVTEDVNGRRDTIMIPAPAFEDFAAALNRLVDYERTLN, from the coding sequence ATGTCCGAATCAGAGTGGTCCGAAAGAAATGAATCCCGCGGTGGAAATGAGCGCGTGCACGATGCGCCGATCGCGAGCGAAAAAGTGATCATTGACCGCAAAGTTTTCTTTCTGGACCTCAAGGAAAACGCCCGCGGACGCTTTCTGAAAGTGACCGAAGACGTGAACGGACGCCGCGACACGATCATGATTCCGGCCCCGGCTTTCGAGGATTTTGCCGCCGCGCTCAACCGGCTGGTGGATTACGAGCGGACGCTGAATTAA
- a CDS encoding peptidylprolyl isomerase, whose protein sequence is MTFPSLLRFVCVLWLVGSTLFAANEPIVANTLPDLSLMRGGATTTLDVSNVFGLTGVTGPLVEFVFSGGHMFLELFPTTAPATVANFLRYTDNKVYDNTIIHRSEPGFVIQAGGYQCVTNLPHVTTYDPVPNEFSISNTAGTMAMAKVDGDLNSATSEWFVNLADNTGLDADNQKFTVFGRLIGNGLGFCQSIAALPRVDLFPGDPTNSEDPNNYDPFNTLPVFNYTSGTVFLSNLLLLETVRRVPLIKLDSTISGYLTLTATSSNPSVMVPTVTSNGLQLTSGSTSGQATITVTATDIYGQNVSTTFVGSALTPSYLVSLRASPSSYGSVRGGNTILAGSRITVKAIPRAHRRFRKWTENGRTISTRASYVFTVGSQRSLVAVFSR, encoded by the coding sequence GTGACATTCCCCTCGCTTCTCCGTTTCGTCTGTGTGCTCTGGCTGGTGGGCTCCACTTTGTTCGCGGCCAATGAGCCGATCGTGGCGAACACTTTGCCCGATTTAAGTCTGATGCGTGGAGGGGCCACGACGACGCTGGATGTGTCGAATGTCTTCGGACTGACTGGCGTGACCGGGCCGCTGGTGGAGTTTGTTTTTTCTGGCGGCCACATGTTTCTCGAGCTGTTTCCGACGACCGCTCCCGCGACGGTGGCCAATTTCCTGCGCTACACGGATAACAAGGTTTACGACAACACCATCATTCATCGTTCCGAGCCGGGGTTCGTGATTCAGGCGGGGGGTTATCAGTGCGTAACCAATCTACCGCATGTGACGACATACGACCCGGTGCCGAATGAATTTTCGATCTCAAACACCGCTGGCACCATGGCGATGGCGAAAGTGGACGGCGATCTGAACAGCGCCACGAGCGAGTGGTTTGTGAACCTGGCGGATAACACCGGGCTCGATGCGGACAATCAGAAGTTTACGGTTTTCGGACGTTTGATTGGCAACGGACTGGGGTTCTGCCAAAGCATCGCAGCATTGCCGAGGGTCGATCTTTTCCCCGGTGATCCGACGAATTCAGAAGACCCGAATAACTACGATCCTTTCAACACATTGCCGGTTTTCAACTACACGAGCGGTACGGTCTTTCTCTCGAATTTGCTCCTTCTCGAGACCGTTCGCCGCGTCCCATTGATCAAACTCGACAGCACCATTTCTGGCTACCTCACACTCACGGCCACGTCGTCCAACCCGAGTGTGATGGTTCCCACGGTCACTTCCAATGGACTGCAACTCACCAGCGGCAGCACGTCGGGCCAGGCTACGATCACGGTCACTGCAACCGACATTTATGGACAAAACGTGAGCACGACTTTCGTGGGCAGCGCGTTGACGCCATCGTATCTCGTTTCCCTTCGAGCCAGCCCCTCCAGCTATGGCTCCGTTCGCGGCGGAAACACCATTCTCGCGGGCAGCCGCATCACGGTCAAAGCCATTCCACGGGCGCATCGCCGGTTCCGCAAATGGACGGAAAATGGCCGCACGATCAGCACACGGGCGAGTTACGTTTTTACCGTCGGATCGCAGCGTTCGCTGGTCGCAGTCTTCAGCCGCTAA
- a CDS encoding polysaccharide deacetylase family protein encodes MESLIARALSEHRVTASSVWLRRALLVWNLTPPLLVGLIGVTHLWVWLYAVVAHGLLLVALLYPRSTMLGPVLARLPTSEKIVWLTIDDGPSADTVELAKMLEAQGVSATFFLMGKKLPSFPEALAALQRHGHTAASHTQNHDLARFWIYPRWKVARELDEFESTASRMQLPLLPAFRCPAGIKNPFLHGVLRRKKLTLVGWSVRAFDGLRCDPEKSMKRILTGLEPGAILLVHEGKTDAAGSPASVEFIRELVTQIRAAGYRFAS; translated from the coding sequence ATGGAATCGCTGATCGCCCGTGCGTTGTCTGAGCATCGGGTGACCGCGTCCAGCGTCTGGCTCAGGCGCGCGTTGTTAGTCTGGAACCTCACTCCGCCGCTGCTCGTCGGCCTGATCGGAGTCACACACTTATGGGTCTGGCTGTATGCGGTCGTGGCCCACGGGCTGTTGTTAGTCGCATTGCTTTATCCGCGTTCAACCATGTTAGGTCCGGTCCTAGCGCGGCTGCCGACGAGTGAGAAAATCGTCTGGCTCACCATCGACGACGGACCTTCCGCCGACACGGTGGAACTGGCGAAAATGTTAGAAGCGCAGGGCGTCTCCGCGACCTTCTTTTTGATGGGAAAAAAACTACCCTCATTCCCCGAGGCGCTCGCCGCATTGCAACGCCACGGGCACACCGCAGCCAGCCACACGCAAAACCACGACCTCGCCCGCTTCTGGATTTATCCGCGGTGGAAAGTCGCCCGCGAACTGGACGAGTTCGAATCGACTGCGAGTCGGATGCAACTCCCGTTGCTCCCGGCGTTTCGCTGTCCTGCGGGAATCAAAAATCCCTTTCTTCATGGTGTTTTGCGACGGAAAAAACTCACCCTCGTCGGCTGGAGCGTGCGCGCCTTCGATGGCCTGCGCTGCGACCCGGAGAAGAGCATGAAGCGCATTCTGACCGGACTGGAACCCGGTGCCATCCTGCTCGTGCACGAGGGAAAAACCGACGCCGCCGGCTCACCCGCCAGCGTGGAATTCATCCGCGAACTCGTGACGCAGATTCGGGCCGCAGGTTATCGTTTTGCCAGTTAG